The genome window ACTGAGGCGAAGAAGAAGACGGAAGAATTCGTCGCCAACCGCACGGCGCTTTCCGAGCAGAAGATCAAGCAGGCCGAGGCCGAGGCGATGAAGGCGGTGCGTTCCGCCGCCGTCGATCTTGCAATCGCGGCCGCCGAAACGGTGCTCGCCAAGCAGGCCGATGCCAAGGTCCAGTCCGAGCTCTTCGGCAATGCCGTCGGCCAGGTCAAGACACGGCTCAACTGAGCTGTTTTCGAAAAGATTGAGAGCGAAGGCCGGGCATGTCCCGGCCTTTCTTTGTTGATAAGGCCTGTTTTTGCTCGGTCTCTTGCGGAGCAAGGTCGGTGTTCCTCATCCACCGTCCGCCCCTCACTGGCTGCCGCCACCGTCTCCCCGTAAACGGGGCGAAGGGACCAAGCCGAGACGTTCCGTTCCGCGCCGCCTCTCTCATGGCGCGTCCCCTCTTCCCTTCGGGACGGAGAGGGCAACACCATGCAAGAGTGAGCTGGAAATGGAGAGGGCGGAGGGGGACGGAAAGGCTTCGGCATGTCCCCTTCGCCCCGTTTACGGGGAGAAGGTGCCGGCAGGCGGATGAGGGGCTGATCGGCAGTCTGACGGAGGGATATACCGGCCTTTTCTTGACGACCTAGGAGATCAGCTCATCCATCTCTGGACCGTCCTCGACCTTGCGCAACGGCCTAAAACTCATCCGATGCAGGGAGCAGGGGCCGTGTTTCTCGATGCCGGCGCGGTGCTGTGCCGTGCCGTAGCCCACATGCGCGGCAAAGCCGTAATCCGGAAATACATGATGCGCCCGCGCCATCATCCGGTCGCGTGTCACCTTGGCGACGATCGAGGCGGCGGCGATCGAAACCGAGCGGGCATCGCCCTTGACCACGGCCTGTCCAGGGCAATCGAGGCCGGGCGGCACGTCGAGGCCGTCGGTCAGCACGTAGCTTGCCGGAATGGCGAGGCTGCAAATGGCGCGGCGCATGGCGTCGAGGCTTGCCTTGCGAATATCCGTCTCGTCGATGCGCGTCGAGCTGGAGGAGGCGATGGAGACGGTGGCGGTTGCCAGGATCTGCACGAACAATTCCTCCCGCCGTTGCGCCGAAAGCTGCTTGGAATCGTTCAGACCCTCGGGGATGCGCTTGGGATCGAGGATGACGGCAGCGGCGACGACGGGTCCTGCCAGCGGCCCGCGGCCCGCCTCATCGGCGCCGGCGACCGGCCAGTGGCCGGCCTTGCGGGCTTTGAGCTCGAGCTTGAAATCCGGCACGAGCGGAGCCGTGTCGAACAGCAGGGGAGAATCGGGTGGCGTGCGAGGTTTCATGCGGCTGAACCTCGCACGCCAACCCGATTTCCCGCAAGTCCCCGGATCAGGGCGGCGGCCGGGGACCGGTCCGGCGGATGGTGGCAGTCAAGGCCATCCGCGGGAATTGCGCTCGGGGCTCGAAAACAGGGCGGTTTTTCTGAGCAGCCGATGCGCAAGCTCGAAGCAATTCCAGGAAAAGTGTGAAGCGGTCTTGCTGGAATTGCGTAAACACAAAAGGTCAAAGAAACGACAGCTGCACGCCGCTGCCATCGGGCGGAATAAACAGATCGTCGCGCAGCGGCACGCTGCGTCGCGTCAGGCCGAAACGCCGGGCGGCCATCTCAAAGCGCCTTGCGATCTGCCAGGCATAGGGACCGGCGCCCTTCATGCGCTTGCCGAATTCGGCATCATAATCCTTGCCTCCGCGCATCGAGCGCACCAGCGACATCACATGCCGGTAACGATCGGGATAATGCTGCAGCAGCCAGTCACGAAACAGCGGGCTGACCTCGAGCGGCAGCCTCAGGATGACGTAGCTCGCCTCGGCAGCGCCAGCAGCCTTGGCCGATTCGAGGATGCGCTCCAGCTCATGATCGTTCAGCGCCGGAATGAGCGGGGCGGCCATCACGGCCGTCTGTATGCCGGCTTCGGCAAGCGTGTGGATTGTCTCCAGCCGCCGCGGCGGCGTGGCGGCACGCGGCTCCATCGTCCGGGCTAGCTTGCGATCGAGCGTGGTCACCGAGATGCCGACGCGCACCAGGTTCTTGGCTGCCATCTCCTGCAGAATGTCGAGATCGCGCAGGAT of Rhizobium sp. BT04 contains these proteins:
- a CDS encoding ribonuclease HII, producing the protein MKPRTPPDSPLLFDTAPLVPDFKLELKARKAGHWPVAGADEAGRGPLAGPVVAAAVILDPKRIPEGLNDSKQLSAQRREELFVQILATATVSIASSSSTRIDETDIRKASLDAMRRAICSLAIPASYVLTDGLDVPPGLDCPGQAVVKGDARSVSIAAASIVAKVTRDRMMARAHHVFPDYGFAAHVGYGTAQHRAGIEKHGPCSLHRMSFRPLRKVEDGPEMDELIS